In Labilibaculum sp. DW002, one DNA window encodes the following:
- a CDS encoding creatininase family protein, giving the protein MANSNKINPWILNQTNWKSVKEVQFEMAVLPWGATEPHNLHLPYGTDNLQAEAIALKAAEIAWEKGCKVMVLPTIPLGVQNSGQIDLPFCLHIKPSTQLAILQDILWALSRQNISRLVILNSHGGNDFRSMIRELQPQFPNMFIGVIDWFKIPECNDFFESPGDHAGEMETSIMQYCFPDLVLPLNEAGTGNAKGFSLEGLQSKLAWTPRNWTKITEDTGVGNPIAARPEKGELFFNYLTERIGAFLVELSAVKTDDIYK; this is encoded by the coding sequence ATGGCTAATTCAAATAAAATAAACCCGTGGATACTGAATCAGACCAACTGGAAATCTGTTAAGGAAGTTCAGTTTGAAATGGCAGTTTTGCCTTGGGGTGCAACAGAACCTCATAATTTACATCTTCCATACGGAACTGATAACCTGCAAGCAGAAGCTATTGCTTTAAAGGCGGCAGAAATTGCCTGGGAAAAAGGATGTAAAGTAATGGTTTTGCCAACCATTCCCTTGGGAGTTCAAAATTCAGGGCAAATTGATTTGCCTTTTTGTTTGCATATCAAACCTTCTACTCAGCTAGCTATTCTTCAGGATATATTGTGGGCTTTGAGCCGACAGAATATCTCCAGACTTGTTATTTTAAACAGTCATGGAGGAAATGATTTTAGAAGTATGATTCGGGAATTGCAACCTCAATTTCCGAACATGTTTATAGGCGTAATTGATTGGTTCAAAATTCCAGAATGTAACGATTTTTTTGAAAGTCCAGGCGATCATGCAGGAGAGATGGAAACCTCAATTATGCAGTATTGTTTTCCTGATCTGGTTCTTCCGCTTAACGAAGCAGGAACAGGAAACGCAAAAGGTTTTAGTTTAGAAGGTTTGCAAAGTAAACTGGCTTGGACACCCCGAAACTGGACAAAGATTACCGAGGATACTGGAGTTGGTAATCCTATTGCAGCAAGGCCTGAAAAAGGAGAATTATTCTTCAACTATTTGACCGAGCGAATTGGAGCGTTTCTGGTTGAGTTGAGCGCTGTAAAAACAGATGATATTTATAAATAG
- a CDS encoding peroxiredoxin family protein yields MKQTIVFLIIGIIFPVILKAQNQEFYLTCKLFSGCPIEIEPFKKQFGIKDISYATLETRTDSINVIFGEMTQGACNGYWVSLYCHNKLTSFSTVTLEKSDSSEIPTKKIDIEFDKSAKRISVQVMHQPSTDKVVYTWLNNNAKSKKVVITNVVKPIQENRQFPTLELESIKGENISTKDFAGKYIVINWWHTGCVPCRTEIPGLNALVEKFKATPDIIFLAISPDKKDRLENYLKNNEFKYLQTFGNKEIFKIFGGSFPKNIIVNPKGNITYYSEGGDEKKHIEIEESLKKQLDEE; encoded by the coding sequence ATGAAACAAACGATTGTCTTCTTAATAATTGGAATAATTTTTCCAGTAATCTTGAAAGCACAAAATCAAGAATTTTATTTGACATGCAAATTGTTTTCAGGATGTCCTATTGAAATAGAACCTTTCAAGAAACAGTTTGGGATTAAAGATATTTCATATGCAACTCTAGAAACGAGAACAGATAGTATCAATGTAATTTTTGGAGAAATGACCCAAGGAGCGTGCAATGGATATTGGGTTTCTCTTTATTGCCATAACAAGTTAACCTCTTTTTCGACTGTCACACTTGAAAAAAGCGATTCTTCAGAAATTCCAACAAAAAAAATAGATATTGAATTTGATAAGTCTGCTAAAAGAATTTCGGTCCAGGTGATGCATCAACCTTCAACTGATAAAGTTGTTTATACCTGGCTGAATAATAACGCGAAGAGTAAAAAAGTAGTGATTACAAATGTGGTCAAACCAATACAAGAGAATAGACAATTTCCGACTTTAGAATTAGAATCAATAAAAGGAGAAAATATTTCGACAAAAGACTTTGCTGGAAAATATATTGTAATTAATTGGTGGCACACGGGCTGTGTTCCATGCAGAACAGAAATTCCAGGACTTAATGCCCTAGTTGAAAAATTTAAGGCAACCCCAGACATAATATTCTTAGCTATCTCACCTGATAAAAAAGATAGATTAGAGAATTATTTAAAAAACAATGAGTTCAAATATTTACAAACATTTGGAAATAAAGAAATATTCAAAATATTTGGAGGTTCATTTCCGAAAAATATTATTGTAAATCCCAAAGGTAATATTACATATTATAGCGAAGGTGGAGATGAGAAGAAACACATTGAAATTGAGGAATCATTAAAGAAACAACTGGATGAAGAATAA
- a CDS encoding GDSL-type esterase/lipase family protein, protein MKKYFMFLTCVFIFLIQSSAWSQNKVRVACIGNSVTFGYGIENREQNCYPTQLQNLLGDAYEVKNFGHSGATLLKKGHNPYWEKDAFAQAKAFKPEIVILHLGLNDTDPRNWPNYKDEFKKDYYDLIDAFCELEGTAKPKVWICRLTPIFNQHPRFKSGTRDWFWQIQEQIEQIAEVKQVGIIDLHTPLYCRPDLFPDALHPNAEGAKILATTVYQEVSGNYGGLSLPVVFGDHMVLQRQVSIPVYGMANAGDKVSVFLNDLMAVSQANVHGKWKVELPAMKAGGPYELRIESKNKTIVFQDVLIGEVWLCSGQSNMAFTLKESSTGKEDITKANRSNIRLYNMKAQALPNDQKWGREVLKKVNQLDYFNSEWKACDSCTASEFSAIAYHFASGLQDSLNVPIGVILNAVGGSTTEAWIDRKSLEHHPVLVNVLDDWLNNDFVHSWCRKRARQNLDNQDGSFQRHPFQAAYLFETGIAPLLGFAIKGAIWYQGESNAHNVEFHEVLFPELVKSWRKSWGYDFPFYYVQLSAINRPSWGYFRDSQRRMNKLIPNSGMVVSSDKGHPNDVHPKNKKPIGERLARLSLSETYNFDLEYSGPVPVKMVFEKECAIVYFDHCSGMRAKNGDVIKGFEIAGSDDLFVPAEVSVNENTLILRNKLVKKITNVRYGWQAFNEANLVNDQGLPASTFSTEYNL, encoded by the coding sequence ATGAAGAAATATTTTATGTTTTTAACTTGCGTTTTTATTTTTCTGATCCAATCATCGGCTTGGTCTCAGAATAAAGTAAGAGTAGCATGTATTGGGAATTCAGTCACTTTTGGATACGGCATAGAGAATCGGGAACAGAATTGTTATCCGACTCAACTTCAAAATCTATTGGGCGATGCCTATGAGGTGAAAAACTTTGGGCACAGTGGGGCTACCCTTTTGAAAAAAGGACATAATCCTTATTGGGAAAAGGATGCTTTTGCACAGGCCAAAGCTTTTAAACCTGAAATTGTGATTCTTCACTTGGGATTAAATGATACTGATCCCAGAAACTGGCCTAATTATAAAGATGAATTTAAAAAGGATTATTACGATTTAATTGATGCGTTTTGTGAGCTAGAGGGTACTGCAAAGCCCAAAGTTTGGATTTGCCGTTTAACACCAATCTTTAATCAGCATCCCCGTTTTAAGTCGGGAACGCGTGATTGGTTTTGGCAAATTCAAGAACAGATAGAACAAATAGCTGAGGTGAAACAAGTCGGAATCATCGACCTGCATACGCCTTTGTATTGCCGACCTGATTTGTTCCCGGATGCATTGCACCCCAATGCCGAAGGGGCTAAGATACTCGCCACGACTGTTTATCAGGAAGTTAGTGGGAATTATGGTGGACTCTCATTACCCGTGGTTTTTGGAGATCATATGGTTTTGCAACGTCAGGTTTCCATTCCTGTTTATGGTATGGCAAATGCAGGTGACAAGGTCAGTGTTTTCTTAAATGATTTAATGGCTGTATCACAAGCCAATGTACATGGAAAGTGGAAAGTGGAATTACCTGCAATGAAAGCCGGGGGACCCTACGAATTAAGAATTGAGAGTAAGAATAAAACCATTGTTTTTCAGGATGTCTTAATTGGAGAAGTCTGGTTGTGTTCCGGGCAGTCTAATATGGCATTTACCCTAAAGGAATCGAGCACAGGAAAAGAGGATATTACTAAAGCCAATAGATCAAATATACGTCTTTATAATATGAAAGCTCAGGCCTTGCCCAATGATCAAAAGTGGGGGCGGGAAGTATTAAAAAAGGTAAATCAATTAGATTATTTTAATTCAGAATGGAAGGCTTGCGATTCATGCACAGCTTCCGAGTTTTCGGCCATTGCCTATCATTTTGCTTCTGGTTTACAGGATAGTTTGAATGTGCCAATCGGTGTCATCTTAAATGCTGTCGGGGGTTCAACTACCGAGGCCTGGATCGACAGGAAAAGTCTGGAACACCATCCTGTTTTAGTGAATGTTTTAGACGATTGGCTAAATAATGATTTTGTACACAGTTGGTGCCGAAAACGTGCCAGACAAAATTTAGATAATCAGGATGGTTCCTTTCAGCGTCATCCTTTTCAGGCAGCTTATTTGTTCGAAACAGGTATTGCACCCTTGCTAGGTTTTGCAATAAAAGGTGCCATCTGGTATCAGGGCGAATCGAATGCTCATAATGTTGAGTTTCATGAAGTTTTATTTCCGGAGTTAGTTAAAAGTTGGCGCAAGTCATGGGGGTATGATTTTCCTTTCTACTATGTGCAATTGTCTGCAATAAATCGCCCAAGTTGGGGTTACTTTCGTGATAGTCAGCGCAGAATGAACAAATTGATTCCCAATTCAGGTATGGTGGTATCAAGTGATAAAGGACATCCTAACGATGTTCATCCTAAGAATAAGAAACCCATTGGGGAACGTTTAGCTAGACTGTCACTCTCGGAAACATACAACTTCGATTTAGAATATAGTGGTCCTGTGCCTGTGAAAATGGTTTTTGAGAAAGAATGTGCTATAGTTTATTTCGATCATTGTAGTGGTATGAGGGCTAAGAACGGGGATGTAATAAAGGGATTTGAAATTGCTGGCAGTGA
- a CDS encoding YhcH/YjgK/YiaL family protein, with the protein MTEFGKIGDFKKKKNLGEDLQSTVDFLTCSDHQAVFNQLEKGSSQKVEIDGERIFAVYQKYDSKDGSKPIFEAHRKFIDVQYLHSGSELIFVSDIEGAKVNQAYVEENDFELFELKQWSTLRMKAGMASVLYPEDLHAPCILCGQSQLIEKVVVKVKID; encoded by the coding sequence ATGACAGAATTTGGAAAAATAGGAGATTTTAAAAAGAAAAAAAATCTAGGAGAAGACTTGCAATCTACTGTTGATTTTCTGACTTGTTCAGATCATCAGGCAGTATTCAACCAATTGGAAAAGGGAAGCTCACAAAAAGTGGAAATTGATGGCGAAAGGATATTTGCCGTATATCAGAAATACGATTCAAAAGATGGATCGAAACCTATTTTCGAGGCACATCGAAAATTTATTGATGTGCAGTATCTGCATTCGGGTAGTGAATTAATTTTTGTTTCGGATATAGAAGGAGCTAAAGTTAATCAGGCATACGTTGAGGAGAATGATTTTGAGTTGTTTGAACTTAAGCAATGGTCAACCTTGCGAATGAAAGCAGGAATGGCATCAGTACTTTATCCTGAAGACTTGCATGCCCCTTGTATTCTCTGTGGGCAATCTCAATTAATCGAAAAGGTAGTGGTGAAGGTGAAGATTGATTAA